One Streptomyces sp. RPA4-2 genomic window carries:
- a CDS encoding YcnI family protein → MKASRIAAAGGVAASAVLALSVPAFAHVSVQPEGAAAKGEYAVVDFKVPNERDDSATTKVEVNLPTDHPLASVMPQPLDGWSVKVTKSKLAKPLTLHGEQISEAVSKVTWTATGKGIEPGFFQKFPLSIGQLPEDADELVFKAIQTYDNKEVVRWIEPQKEGAEEPENPAPVLALSAASADGHHGSAAQDASDTSTPAAKDTTSAASPSDTDTTARVLGIVGIVVGAAGVAYGVMAGRRRVDA, encoded by the coding sequence ATGAAGGCTTCCCGTATCGCCGCCGCCGGTGGCGTCGCCGCCTCGGCCGTTCTCGCCCTGTCCGTCCCCGCCTTCGCGCACGTCAGCGTCCAGCCGGAAGGCGCGGCCGCCAAGGGCGAGTACGCCGTCGTCGACTTCAAGGTCCCCAACGAACGTGACGACTCGGCGACCACCAAGGTCGAGGTGAACCTCCCCACCGACCACCCGCTCGCGTCCGTCATGCCGCAGCCGCTCGACGGCTGGTCCGTGAAGGTCACCAAGAGCAAGCTGGCCAAGCCGCTCACCCTGCACGGCGAGCAGATCTCCGAGGCCGTCTCCAAGGTGACCTGGACCGCCACCGGCAAGGGCATCGAGCCGGGCTTCTTCCAGAAGTTCCCGCTCTCCATCGGCCAGCTGCCCGAGGACGCCGACGAGTTGGTCTTCAAGGCGATCCAGACGTACGACAACAAGGAGGTCGTGCGCTGGATCGAACCGCAGAAGGAGGGTGCGGAGGAGCCCGAGAACCCGGCTCCGGTCCTCGCGCTCTCCGCCGCGTCCGCGGACGGCCACCACGGTTCCGCCGCCCAGGACGCCTCCGACACCTCCACCCCGGCCGCCAAGGACACCACCTCCGCCGCCTCACCCTCCGACACGGACACCACGGCCCGCGTCCTGGGCATCGTGGGCATCGTCGTCGGTGCGGCGGGCGTGGCGTACGGCGTCATGGCCGGCCGCCGGCGCGTCGACGCCTGA
- a CDS encoding SCO family protein has translation MRKKTYATAALFAAAALTLSACGSGDDGNKPIADVSAEAGSERAATVLDQPFEKPDLVLTDTHGKKYDFLAETKGRPTLVYFGYTHCPDVCPTTMSNLAVAKKQLPEAERDKLRVVFVTTDPGRDTPAALGKWLKGIDPAFIGLTGDFATVQAGARILHITIEPTTKDKNGKLVSVHGTQVIAFSPKTDAGYVLYSEAATVDDYTKDLPKLIKGENP, from the coding sequence ATGCGCAAGAAGACGTATGCCACTGCCGCCCTGTTCGCCGCCGCCGCACTGACCCTTTCCGCCTGCGGCAGCGGTGACGACGGCAACAAGCCGATCGCCGACGTGTCCGCCGAGGCCGGATCGGAACGGGCCGCGACGGTCCTCGACCAGCCGTTCGAGAAGCCGGATCTCGTCCTCACCGACACCCACGGCAAGAAGTACGACTTCCTCGCGGAGACCAAGGGTCGCCCGACGCTGGTCTACTTCGGCTACACCCACTGCCCCGACGTCTGCCCCACGACGATGAGCAACCTCGCCGTCGCCAAGAAGCAGCTGCCGGAGGCCGAGCGGGACAAGCTCCGCGTCGTGTTCGTCACCACCGACCCGGGACGCGACACCCCCGCCGCGCTCGGCAAGTGGCTCAAGGGAATCGACCCCGCCTTCATCGGCCTGACCGGCGACTTCGCCACCGTCCAGGCCGGTGCCCGGATCCTCCACATCACCATCGAGCCGACCACGAAGGACAAGAACGGCAAGCTCGTCTCCGTGCACGGCACCCAGGTCATCGCGTTCTCACCGAAGACCGACGCGGGCTATGTGCTGTACAGCGAGGCCGCCACCGTCGACGACTACACCAAGGACCTTCCCAAGCTGATCAAGGGGGAGAACCCGTGA
- a CDS encoding copper chaperone PCu(A)C, with the protein MRRSVGAAAVTAAALALTLAGCGSDDSASSASSKPELKVSGVYMPAPVTDTMAAGFFTVTNSGGTDTLTSVTSDLSDDVTLHSTKGGAMEEETSFAIPADGTLAFASGGNHIMFEKLTHRPREGEKVSLTLHFARTGTVQVSMPVKSATYNPTTGH; encoded by the coding sequence GTGAGGCGCTCCGTCGGAGCCGCGGCGGTCACGGCCGCGGCACTGGCGCTGACACTGGCGGGCTGCGGCTCGGACGACTCCGCGTCCTCCGCGTCCTCCAAGCCCGAACTGAAGGTCAGCGGGGTCTACATGCCCGCCCCCGTGACGGACACCATGGCGGCCGGGTTCTTCACCGTCACCAACTCCGGCGGCACCGACACGCTCACCTCGGTCACCAGTGACCTCTCCGACGACGTCACGCTGCACTCCACCAAGGGCGGCGCGATGGAGGAGGAGACGTCGTTCGCCATACCCGCGGACGGCACACTCGCCTTCGCGAGCGGCGGCAACCACATCATGTTCGAAAAGCTCACCCACAGACCCCGGGAGGGCGAGAAGGTGTCGCTGACGCTCCACTTCGCCAGGACCGGCACGGTGCAGGTCTCCATGCCGGTGAAGTCCGCGACATACAACCCGACGACCGGGCACTGA
- a CDS encoding copper resistance protein CopC: MRTLLLLFLAVTGAVLAGAAPVSAHAALTGSNPQQGAVVTQAPDQVSLTFSEKVAMSDGAVRVLDPKGKRVDTGKAFETGGTTYGVKLHAGLPDGTFTVTYQVVSADSHPVSGAFTFSIGAPSRTSVALSDTAVGGGVVGTLYGIGRYVSYAGFILLVGGAAFVLACWQRGAGVRAVQRLVVSGWLALTGATLALLLLRGSYVGSGRIGDIFDLSLLAEVLQTKSGAALVSRLLLLAAAALFIAVLFGAYAGRDDEAEGIDAGIDEDTAQDATVDGAGVSGGGSADDGAGTDSGADTGDRADGAGRSVGAGRTEGAAGAEKRDLTFGLAIGGTVVAAGLAASWAMAEHASTGIQAGLAMPVDVLHLLAVAVWLGGLSTLLVALFRAPAGEQIEAAAVRRFSRVAFGGVTVLAATGIYQSWRQVGSWSALTGTSYGQLLLVKVALVAVLVGIAWISRRWTAQLSEAPTVVARLVEQRTAEKEPATVAAGSGDARRAAQLARQRAAVATTREKRVRDADPVRTGLRRSVLAEAGVAIVLLAVTTVLTSTEPGRTEEEAKGATAAASQRSGSLSLKLPFDTGGEDGKGTVEVTLDPARVGGNEMHVFVVRPNGKAFDVPEVKVAFTLEAKKIGPLPVTPDRIATGHWSAIGVQIPMAGDWKIAVTVRTSDIDQATVNKNAKIG; the protein is encoded by the coding sequence ATACGGACACTGCTGCTGCTGTTCCTCGCCGTCACCGGCGCGGTCCTCGCCGGCGCCGCCCCCGTCTCCGCGCACGCCGCGCTGACCGGGAGCAACCCGCAGCAGGGAGCGGTGGTCACGCAGGCACCCGACCAGGTCTCGCTCACCTTCTCCGAGAAGGTGGCGATGTCCGACGGCGCCGTGCGCGTGCTCGACCCCAAGGGCAAGCGCGTCGACACCGGCAAGGCGTTCGAGACGGGCGGCACCACGTACGGCGTGAAGCTGCACGCGGGACTGCCCGACGGGACGTTCACCGTCACCTACCAGGTGGTCTCGGCCGACAGCCACCCCGTGTCGGGCGCGTTCACCTTCTCCATCGGCGCGCCTTCGCGGACCTCCGTGGCCCTGTCCGACACGGCGGTCGGCGGCGGAGTCGTCGGGACGCTCTACGGCATCGGACGCTATGTCTCGTACGCCGGTTTCATCCTTCTGGTCGGCGGCGCGGCCTTCGTGCTCGCCTGCTGGCAGCGGGGCGCCGGCGTCCGCGCGGTCCAGCGGCTCGTGGTCTCCGGGTGGCTCGCGCTGACCGGTGCCACGCTCGCGCTGCTGCTCCTGCGCGGCTCCTACGTCGGCTCCGGCAGGATCGGCGACATCTTCGACCTGTCGCTGCTCGCCGAAGTGCTGCAGACGAAGTCGGGCGCGGCACTGGTCTCGCGACTGCTGCTGCTCGCCGCGGCGGCGCTGTTCATCGCGGTGCTCTTCGGCGCGTACGCGGGGCGGGACGACGAGGCCGAAGGCATCGACGCAGGCATCGACGAAGACACGGCCCAGGACGCCACGGTCGACGGGGCCGGAGTATCGGGCGGCGGCAGCGCGGACGACGGCGCAGGCACCGACAGCGGCGCCGACACCGGCGATCGTGCCGACGGAGCCGGCCGTTCCGTGGGTGCCGGCCGCACCGAGGGTGCCGCGGGGGCCGAAAAGAGGGACCTCACCTTCGGGCTCGCGATCGGCGGCACCGTCGTCGCGGCGGGCCTGGCCGCGAGCTGGGCGATGGCCGAGCACGCCTCGACCGGCATCCAGGCGGGACTCGCGATGCCCGTCGACGTCCTGCACCTGCTGGCGGTCGCCGTCTGGCTGGGCGGGCTGTCGACGCTGCTCGTGGCCCTGTTCCGGGCGCCCGCCGGGGAACAGATCGAGGCGGCGGCCGTACGCCGCTTCTCCCGCGTCGCGTTCGGCGGCGTGACCGTGCTGGCCGCGACCGGCATCTACCAGTCGTGGCGCCAGGTCGGATCCTGGTCGGCGCTCACCGGCACCTCGTACGGACAGCTGCTGCTCGTCAAGGTCGCCCTGGTGGCGGTACTCGTCGGCATCGCCTGGATCTCACGCCGCTGGACGGCCCAGCTGTCCGAGGCGCCGACCGTGGTGGCCCGGCTGGTGGAGCAGCGCACCGCGGAGAAGGAGCCCGCCACGGTGGCCGCCGGCTCCGGGGACGCGCGCCGCGCCGCGCAACTGGCCCGGCAGCGGGCCGCAGTGGCCACCACGCGGGAGAAGCGCGTCCGCGACGCCGACCCGGTCCGTACGGGTCTGCGCCGCTCGGTGCTCGCCGAGGCGGGCGTCGCGATCGTCCTGCTGGCGGTGACGACCGTGCTGACGTCCACCGAGCCGGGGCGTACGGAGGAGGAGGCCAAGGGGGCCACCGCGGCCGCCTCCCAGCGGTCCGGGTCACTTTCCCTGAAGCTCCCGTTCGACACCGGCGGCGAGGACGGCAAGGGCACCGTGGAGGTCACCCTCGACCCGGCCCGTGTCGGCGGCAACGAGATGCACGTCTTCGTCGTCCGGCCTAACGGCAAGGCCTTCGACGTCCCCGAGGTCAAGGTCGCCTTCACCCTGGAGGCGAAGAAGATCGGCCCGCTGCCCGTGACCCCCGATCGCATCGCCACCGGCCACTGGTCGGCGATCGGTGTGCAGATTCCCATGGCGGGCGACTGGAAGATCGCGGTGACCGTGCGCACCTCGGACATCGACCAGGCGACCGTGAACAAGAACGCGAAGATCGGCTGA
- the efeB gene encoding iron uptake transporter deferrochelatase/peroxidase subunit: MADQSKASAKEGTPARRDIAEESPSPQSSLQGGKGAFSRRRLLGTAGAGGLALGAAGGAAGYAVAPAADRSAPLTSLGADTVMFHGKHQPGITTPLQARGHLVAFDLAPGAGRKEAAALLRRWSTTARRLMAGEAAAHDDTDVARDAGPSSLTVTFGFGHSFFARTGLEKQRPVALDPLPDFSSDHLDRTRSNGDLWVQIGSDDALVAFHALRAVQKDAGGAARVRWQMNGFNRSPGATSRPMTARNLMGQIDGTRNPKPSEPDFGRRVFVPASGDPAWMADGSYAVVRRIRMLLDDWEKLSVVAQENVIGRKKATGAPLSGGSETTAMDLDKTDAAGDLVVPINAHARITRPDQNGGAALLRRPFSFHDGFDPDGVPDAGLLFVCWQADPLRGFVPVQRKLDRGDALSAFIRHEASGLFAVPGGAAPGEYVGQRLLED, from the coding sequence ATGGCTGACCAGTCCAAGGCCTCTGCCAAGGAGGGCACCCCCGCTCGGCGGGACATCGCTGAGGAATCCCCATCCCCTCAGTCCTCTCTCCAAGGGGGAAAGGGGGCCTTCTCCCGGCGCCGGCTGCTCGGCACCGCCGGTGCCGGCGGTCTCGCGCTGGGCGCGGCCGGCGGTGCCGCCGGATACGCGGTGGCGCCCGCGGCCGACCGGTCCGCGCCCCTGACCTCGCTGGGCGCGGACACGGTGATGTTTCACGGGAAACATCAGCCCGGCATCACCACGCCGCTACAGGCCCGTGGCCATCTCGTCGCCTTCGACCTGGCCCCCGGCGCGGGCCGCAAGGAGGCCGCCGCGCTGTTGCGCCGCTGGTCGACGACGGCCCGGCGGCTGATGGCGGGCGAGGCGGCGGCGCACGACGACACGGATGTCGCCCGTGACGCCGGGCCGTCGTCGCTGACGGTCACCTTCGGCTTCGGCCACAGCTTCTTCGCGCGCACGGGTCTGGAGAAGCAGCGTCCGGTCGCCCTCGACCCGCTGCCCGACTTCTCCTCCGACCATCTCGACAGGACCCGCAGCAACGGCGACCTGTGGGTGCAGATCGGTTCGGACGACGCCCTGGTCGCCTTCCACGCCCTGCGCGCGGTCCAGAAGGACGCGGGCGGCGCGGCCCGGGTGCGCTGGCAGATGAACGGCTTCAACCGCTCACCCGGAGCCACTTCCCGGCCCATGACGGCCCGCAATCTGATGGGCCAGATCGACGGCACGCGCAATCCGAAACCGTCCGAGCCCGACTTCGGCCGGCGCGTCTTCGTGCCCGCCTCCGGCGACCCGGCATGGATGGCCGACGGCTCGTACGCCGTCGTACGCCGGATCCGCATGCTCCTCGACGACTGGGAGAAGCTCTCCGTCGTGGCCCAGGAGAACGTCATCGGACGGAAGAAGGCGACCGGCGCGCCGCTGTCCGGGGGCTCCGAGACCACCGCGATGGACCTCGACAAGACCGACGCCGCCGGTGACCTGGTCGTCCCGATCAACGCGCACGCCCGCATCACCCGGCCCGACCAGAACGGTGGCGCCGCGCTGCTGCGCCGCCCGTTCTCCTTCCACGACGGCTTCGACCCGGACGGTGTGCCCGACGCGGGCCTGCTGTTCGTCTGCTGGCAGGCCGATCCGCTGCGTGGCTTCGTCCCGGTGCAGCGCAAGCTCGACCGGGGCGACGCCCTGTCCGCGTTCATCCGCCACGAGGCGAGCGGACTGTTCGCGGTGCCGGGCGGGGCGGCACCCGGGGAGTACGTGGGGCAGCGGCTGCTGGAGGACTGA